One region of Priestia megaterium genomic DNA includes:
- the gerD gene encoding spore germination lipoprotein GerD, translating into MKKRLMLLIYIGMCMLLATACAPQDEENNGMDYDQTKKMVVDILKTDEGKKAVEAIMKDPSVRQDILMDQNAIKDTISQTLVSDKGVEFWKKAMDDPKFAESFAKSLEKENKTVIKQLMKDPEYQGMLQDVLKDPAMEKEVLTVLKSKEYRTYLQKIMTETFDSPLYQSKIQDILLKAAEETQGGQKQSSDDGGSSSAGSDSGGEQQQQ; encoded by the coding sequence ATGAAAAAGCGACTCATGCTCCTCATTTATATAGGAATGTGTATGCTTTTAGCTACAGCCTGTGCACCGCAAGATGAAGAGAACAATGGTATGGATTATGATCAAACAAAGAAAATGGTTGTTGATATTTTAAAAACAGATGAAGGAAAAAAAGCAGTCGAGGCAATTATGAAAGACCCTTCTGTTAGACAAGATATTTTAATGGATCAAAACGCGATAAAAGATACAATTTCTCAAACCTTAGTATCAGATAAGGGCGTGGAATTTTGGAAAAAAGCCATGGATGATCCGAAGTTTGCTGAAAGCTTTGCTAAAAGTTTGGAAAAAGAAAATAAGACGGTCATCAAACAACTAATGAAAGATCCTGAATATCAAGGAATGCTTCAAGATGTTTTAAAGGATCCGGCTATGGAAAAAGAAGTACTGACTGTTTTAAAGAGTAAAGAATATCGCACTTATTTACAAAAGATTATGACCGAAACGTTTGATAGCCCTCTTTATCAATCTAAAATTCAAGACATTCTTTTGAAAGCCGCTGAAGAAACACAAGGTGGACAAAAACAAAGCAGCGACGATGGCGGTTCTTCTTCCGCTGGATCTGACTCAGGGGGAGAACAGCAACAGCAGTGA
- the pdaB gene encoding polysaccharide deacetylase family sporulation protein PdaB, with translation MNMFYTIRAKRIKQTMLIVVAAFFTSFFLYAQQTFHFPVFSTDNGPRAVYKADDKNPEVALTFNISWGDERAIPILNELKRQHIEHATFFLSASWAERHPDIVERIKKEGHEIGTMGYDYTSYTSLKPNEIRQDLAKSKKVFDSLGLKDVHLLRPPNGQFNKDILKLTADIGYTTVHWSIDSKDWTNPGVEKIVSNVTKPLDGGDIILLHASDSAQQTAKAIPYIKNSLQNKKVSNVSISTLISNSKTQVKDIR, from the coding sequence ATGAATATGTTTTATACTATTCGAGCCAAAAGAATCAAACAGACCATGCTTATCGTAGTTGCTGCGTTTTTTACAAGTTTTTTTCTCTATGCTCAGCAGACGTTTCACTTTCCCGTGTTTTCAACGGATAACGGTCCAAGAGCTGTTTATAAGGCGGATGATAAAAATCCGGAAGTTGCTCTGACCTTTAACATCAGCTGGGGAGATGAAAGAGCTATTCCCATTCTGAATGAACTAAAAAGACAGCATATTGAACATGCTACTTTCTTTTTATCTGCTTCATGGGCTGAACGTCACCCAGATATTGTAGAGCGCATTAAGAAAGAAGGTCACGAAATTGGCACAATGGGCTATGACTATACTTCTTATACAAGCCTAAAACCTAATGAGATTAGACAGGATCTTGCAAAATCAAAGAAAGTCTTTGATTCTCTAGGCCTTAAAGATGTTCACCTTCTTCGTCCTCCTAACGGGCAATTTAATAAAGACATCTTAAAATTAACAGCAGATATAGGATATACTACTGTTCACTGGAGCATTGATTCTAAAGACTGGACAAATCCAGGGGTTGAAAAAATTGTCTCGAATGTTACAAAGCCTTTAGACGGGGGAGATATTATATTGCTGCACGCGTCTGACTCCGCTCAACAAACAGCAAAGGCTATTCCATATATCAAGAATTCATTACAAAATAAAAAAGTCTCAAACGTAAGTATTTCAACATTAATTTCAAATTCAAAAACCCAAGTAAAAGATATCCGCTAA
- a CDS encoding KinB-signaling pathway activation protein, which yields MNSRNWVRLFLTTLAVGGISTAVVGFAVRWGEYGHLFQQGKIGEIVAVLTWLVGVGFIFSLISQMGFFAYLTIHRFGLGIFKSASLWKSVQIVFVLFVLFDVAYFRYKFFQQAGEGIGKYILLSVFLLAVGLLVAYAKKKQTNKEAFVPALFFMIVVTTIEWFPALRTNEESWLYLMLFPLLICNMYQLLILPKLLTHARIAKADK from the coding sequence GTGAATAGTCGAAATTGGGTTCGTCTATTTCTAACCACGTTAGCTGTTGGGGGTATAAGTACAGCTGTTGTTGGGTTTGCGGTGCGCTGGGGGGAATACGGTCACTTATTTCAACAAGGAAAGATAGGAGAAATTGTTGCTGTTTTAACATGGCTCGTAGGCGTAGGGTTTATTTTTAGTTTAATTAGCCAAATGGGGTTCTTTGCATATTTAACTATTCACCGATTTGGGTTGGGAATTTTTAAATCTGCATCTCTTTGGAAATCGGTTCAAATTGTATTTGTTTTATTTGTATTATTTGACGTTGCTTATTTTCGATATAAGTTCTTTCAACAAGCGGGAGAAGGCATAGGTAAGTATATTTTGTTAAGCGTTTTCTTGTTAGCGGTGGGGTTGTTAGTGGCGTATGCAAAGAAAAAGCAGACGAATAAAGAGGCTTTTGTACCAGCGCTGTTTTTTATGATTGTTGTAACGACAATTGAATGGTTCCCAGCGCTGCGAACGAATGAAGAAAGCTGGCTTTACCTTATGTTGTTTCCACTTCTAATTTGTAATATGTATCAACTTCTTATTTTGCCGAAACTTCTTACGCACGCAAGAATAGCAAAAGCAGACAAATAG